The Candidatus Tanganyikabacteria bacterium genome window below encodes:
- a CDS encoding 50S ribosome-binding GTPase, which translates to MGAAAPRDAGSPPGPPIWVLAGPSGSGKTTLANALVDRSGGLVRRARTCTTREPRPGEVSGVDYTFVSAEEFQRLADSGALVEETTYGGNRYGVPVSEIPPDREVLVVVDPPGIRHLRSRFGGARVVAICLSGYSETDLAARLVGRGADPGEIEARLRNLAAEAAALDGVCDFRVAPGAPEDVLGAVEELMRRVRGRSSRPL; encoded by the coding sequence GTGGGAGCGGCCGCGCCGCGGGACGCGGGGTCTCCCCCCGGGCCGCCGATCTGGGTGCTCGCCGGCCCATCCGGGAGCGGCAAGACCACGCTTGCCAACGCGCTCGTCGACCGGTCGGGGGGCCTGGTGCGCCGCGCCCGCACTTGCACCACGCGCGAGCCGCGGCCTGGCGAGGTATCGGGTGTCGACTACACGTTCGTGAGCGCCGAGGAGTTCCAGCGCCTGGCCGATTCCGGCGCCCTGGTCGAGGAAACGACTTACGGCGGCAACCGCTACGGCGTGCCCGTCTCGGAGATTCCCCCCGATCGCGAGGTGCTCGTGGTCGTGGACCCTCCGGGCATCCGCCACCTGCGATCCCGCTTCGGCGGCGCTCGCGTGGTGGCCATCTGCCTGTCGGGCTACTCCGAGACCGACCTGGCCGCCCGCCTCGTCGGGCGCGGAGCCGATCCCGGCGAGATCGAGGCGCGGCTGCGCAACCTGGCGGCCGAGGCCGCGGCCCTGGACGGCGTCTGCGATTTCCGCGTCGCTCCGGGCGCCCCGGAAGACGTGCTGGGCGCCGTCGAGGAGCTCATGCGACGAGTGAGGGGGCGCTCGTCGCGCCCCCTCTGA
- a CDS encoding dephospho-CoA kinase: MTTGKLSLPFKHVGLTGGIACGKTTVANLLAERFGAHIIDADQLARDVVEQGKPAYRQIVEHFGGKILRPDGSIDRKRLAALVFGDPVERATLESMIHPRVREAARQTVARLAARPVVERPRLVVEVVPLLFEVGLEREFDEIWVVACTKAQQIQRLMGRDGLSADEALARLNSQWPIDQKIERADRVIQNSGSLTDLEWSLASVLQEARQV, translated from the coding sequence GTGACCACCGGGAAGCTCTCTCTGCCGTTCAAGCACGTCGGTCTGACGGGTGGGATCGCTTGCGGCAAGACGACCGTGGCCAATCTCCTGGCAGAGCGGTTCGGCGCCCACATCATCGATGCCGATCAGCTGGCTCGCGACGTCGTCGAGCAGGGCAAGCCGGCATACCGGCAGATCGTGGAGCACTTCGGCGGAAAGATCCTGCGACCGGATGGCTCCATCGACCGCAAGCGCCTCGCGGCACTGGTCTTCGGCGATCCGGTCGAGCGCGCCACCCTCGAATCCATGATCCACCCCCGGGTGCGGGAAGCGGCGCGTCAGACCGTGGCGCGCCTGGCCGCACGGCCGGTAGTCGAGCGTCCCAGGCTCGTCGTGGAGGTCGTGCCCTTGCTCTTCGAGGTGGGGCTGGAGCGGGAGTTCGACGAAATCTGGGTGGTGGCATGCACCAAGGCCCAGCAGATCCAGCGGTTGATGGGACGCGACGGATTGTCCGCCGACGAGGCGCTTGCCCGCCTCAACTCGCAGTGGCCCATCGACCAGAAAATCGAGCGCGCCGACCGCGTGATCCAGAACTCGGGCAGCCTGACGGACCTCGAATGGAGCCTGGCGAGCGTCCTGCAGGAGGCCAGGCAAGTTTGA
- a CDS encoding lytic transglycosylase domain-containing protein: MEPGERPAGGQASLTARDRIVPQARPASPAPPGQGTSWRPARRGPGRGARLLAAGFVLGLGIYVARDPLLRVGGKVVYPFPYREAVVAAAASASVDPLLVVAVMRVESGFSPEATSRAGAVGLMQVMPETAGWMAKRGRFARGDLRDPDYNIRVGAAYLGYLQRRFGGDLPRVLAAYNGGEGNVARWKDLAQAFPETRRYVKRSLTTYARYRWLYDDL, from the coding sequence ATGGAGCCTGGCGAGCGTCCTGCAGGAGGCCAGGCAAGTTTGACGGCACGAGATCGTATCGTGCCGCAAGCGCGGCCCGCCTCCCCTGCTCCGCCCGGCCAGGGCACCTCCTGGAGACCGGCGCGGCGCGGGCCCGGTCGTGGGGCGCGCCTGCTGGCCGCCGGCTTCGTGCTCGGCCTGGGCATCTACGTGGCGCGGGATCCCTTGCTGCGAGTCGGCGGCAAGGTCGTCTACCCCTTTCCCTACCGCGAGGCGGTCGTGGCGGCGGCGGCCAGCGCTTCCGTCGACCCCCTGCTGGTCGTGGCGGTGATGCGGGTGGAGAGCGGTTTCTCGCCGGAGGCGACGTCGCGGGCCGGGGCGGTCGGGCTCATGCAGGTCATGCCCGAGACCGCGGGCTGGATGGCGAAACGCGGGCGGTTTGCGAGGGGCGATCTCCGCGATCCCGACTACAACATCCGGGTGGGGGCCGCGTACCTGGGGTACTTGCAGCGCCGTTTCGGCGGTGACCTGCCGCGGGTGCTCGCCGCCTACAACGGCGGGGAAGGAAACGTGGCACGGTGGAAGGATCTGGCGCAGGCCTTCCCCGAGACGCGCCGCTACGTCAAGCGCAGCCTCACGACCTACGCCCGCTATCGCTGGCTGTACGACGACCTGTGA
- a CDS encoding DUF721 domain-containing protein, whose product MRKLRIGPVLEVVRAWPEVAGPLVSKHLQAVRFGGGILWVRAEQSVWAHQLTFLRPELLEKFEAKLGKQVVVDIRLSLASPGPGEPAPPPAISLPVPPPGRSSGPPPTVPVVELPPEQVAAIEARAAEHIKNPDLARRWVQMELRVRGAQLGRRQLGQQGCRSCGVPHPGPGDLCPVCYRQSLPPADPNRPI is encoded by the coding sequence ATGCGGAAGCTGCGCATCGGGCCGGTCCTGGAAGTGGTGAGAGCCTGGCCGGAAGTGGCCGGGCCGCTGGTCTCGAAGCACCTGCAGGCGGTGCGGTTCGGGGGCGGGATCCTGTGGGTCCGGGCAGAGCAGAGCGTCTGGGCCCACCAGCTGACCTTCCTGCGGCCCGAACTGCTCGAGAAGTTCGAGGCGAAGCTGGGCAAGCAGGTCGTCGTGGACATCCGGCTGTCGCTCGCGTCTCCCGGGCCGGGGGAGCCGGCGCCGCCGCCGGCGATCTCCCTGCCGGTGCCCCCGCCCGGTCGCTCGTCGGGGCCGCCGCCGACGGTGCCCGTCGTGGAGCTCCCGCCGGAGCAGGTGGCCGCGATCGAGGCGCGAGCGGCCGAACACATCAAGAACCCGGACCTGGCCAGGCGGTGGGTGCAAATGGAACTCCGCGTGCGCGGCGCGCAACTGGGGCGCAGGCAGCTCGGGCAGCAGGGCTGCCGATCGTGCGGCGTGCCGCACCCGGGGCCCGGCGACCTTTGCCCGGTATGCTACCGCCAGTCCCTTCCGCCGGCGGACCCGAACCGCCCGATCTGA
- a CDS encoding DUF1997 domain-containing protein — protein sequence MLTVTGSIARNKPFPGEEARLRELFLDLPSLLKGVPMVDSVESYDDNVYRIIMQKVGALNFYLWLAADVRIVEYDDRIEAQTLPYDPHDAWIGEGVLLYEYASVTGLMPNGSGSTHVDHAVDVKVHVPLPGFLEALPMGMVRGAADALMNQHLGKILDDMEASALRLIR from the coding sequence ATGCTTACGGTTACCGGCTCGATTGCCCGCAACAAGCCATTCCCCGGCGAAGAGGCGCGCCTGCGCGAGTTGTTCCTCGACCTTCCGAGCCTCCTCAAGGGCGTGCCGATGGTCGACTCGGTCGAGAGCTACGACGACAACGTGTACCGCATCATCATGCAAAAGGTGGGAGCGCTCAACTTCTACCTCTGGCTGGCAGCCGATGTCCGTATCGTGGAGTACGACGACCGCATCGAGGCGCAGACCCTCCCGTACGATCCCCATGACGCCTGGATCGGGGAGGGCGTGCTGCTCTACGAGTACGCGAGCGTCACCGGGCTCATGCCCAATGGCTCGGGCAGCACGCACGTCGATCACGCCGTCGACGTCAAGGTCCACGTGCCCCTGCCCGGCTTCCTGGAAGCCCTGCCGATGGGGATGGTGCGCGGCGCGGCCGACGCCCTGATGAACCAGCACCTGGGCAAGATCCTCGACGACATGGAAGCCAGCGCCCTCCGGCTGATCCGGTAG
- a CDS encoding tetratricopeptide repeat protein, which yields MKSSLDMGLLALEEGRYQQAIAILEATTKVAPDDPEVWLALARAYRGAGDIPKAIAAYQLILSMRPPEDLVAIVDPELEAIEHGAKEAIAEAMRPVCASCGAMLPASRASRPWCLCGWNTRTPPVMGRQLFLTDVFAYAQHRGVAIAFKRREDVFIAAKNQLRLQGLGNRTYPVDPRLALGSRERMAVVLQDELRPVQADAGPDGLFRERGLNQLQGGQFFSWRKFVARVSELDGTDVSMRTPDTSIANVLAAAGILTPAQVQEARKQRRPDETIGQALVRMGLVSVEGLVAGVVGEFRLGPQPVRPFAERLGGRLIAEGLLEARQLKQALFLQSQFKRPLGDLLIEARLAGPGDVQDVIERQLPHPAVLPQADSLGELLVASKLLSRTQLNHIEAESQRLGLAELEDFVRQRHLAPEDQVDRFVAWRLRKQELSHLGRERLGEILIAQRAITSETLGQALMQQVDDPRPLGQLLAEAGRITPEQLVAALDEQDRRRNRLAWQLEEESLIGTRPLDGGSSGPVAFARATTRALSRVLVGDDAPPPPPGRPRREEGPRRGRRKKRKRRATPWRLVAFAAVASFLVATAAGIWAGRTASQHPGAPATHSRNR from the coding sequence ATGAAATCCTCGCTGGACATGGGCCTGCTGGCGCTTGAGGAAGGGCGCTACCAGCAGGCCATCGCGATTCTCGAGGCGACGACCAAGGTCGCTCCCGACGATCCCGAGGTCTGGCTCGCGCTCGCCCGCGCGTATCGCGGCGCCGGCGACATCCCCAAGGCGATCGCCGCCTACCAGCTAATCCTGTCCATGCGGCCGCCCGAGGATCTCGTGGCGATCGTCGATCCGGAACTCGAGGCGATCGAGCACGGGGCGAAAGAGGCCATCGCGGAGGCCATGCGGCCGGTCTGCGCCAGTTGCGGGGCGATGCTTCCCGCGTCCCGCGCCTCGCGGCCCTGGTGCCTCTGCGGCTGGAACACCCGTACACCCCCGGTCATGGGTCGCCAGCTGTTCCTGACCGACGTCTTCGCTTACGCCCAGCACAGGGGCGTGGCCATCGCGTTCAAGCGGCGCGAGGACGTCTTCATCGCGGCCAAGAACCAGCTCCGCCTGCAGGGGCTGGGCAACCGTACGTATCCGGTCGATCCTCGGCTGGCGCTGGGAAGCCGGGAGCGCATGGCCGTGGTGCTCCAGGACGAACTGCGGCCGGTGCAGGCCGACGCGGGGCCGGACGGGCTGTTTCGGGAGCGCGGCCTCAACCAGCTCCAGGGCGGCCAGTTCTTTTCCTGGCGCAAGTTCGTCGCCCGCGTCTCGGAACTCGACGGGACCGACGTCTCCATGCGGACGCCCGATACGTCCATCGCCAACGTCCTTGCCGCCGCCGGTATCCTGACGCCGGCGCAGGTCCAGGAGGCGCGCAAGCAGCGGCGCCCAGACGAGACCATCGGGCAGGCGCTGGTTCGCATGGGCCTCGTCTCGGTCGAGGGTCTGGTCGCGGGGGTGGTCGGCGAGTTCCGGCTCGGCCCGCAGCCGGTGCGGCCCTTTGCCGAGAGGCTCGGCGGGCGACTCATTGCCGAGGGATTGCTCGAGGCGCGGCAGCTCAAGCAGGCCCTCTTCCTGCAATCGCAGTTCAAGCGACCGCTCGGCGACCTCCTCATCGAGGCGCGCCTGGCCGGCCCCGGGGACGTGCAGGACGTGATCGAGCGGCAGCTTCCGCACCCGGCCGTACTTCCGCAGGCCGACAGCCTCGGCGAGTTGCTCGTCGCGTCGAAGCTGCTCAGCAGGACGCAGCTCAACCATATCGAGGCGGAGAGCCAGCGGCTGGGCTTGGCTGAACTGGAAGACTTCGTCAGGCAGCGCCACCTGGCGCCGGAGGATCAGGTGGATCGGTTCGTCGCCTGGCGCCTCCGGAAGCAGGAGCTGAGCCATCTGGGTAGGGAGCGACTCGGCGAGATCCTGATCGCCCAGCGAGCCATAACTTCCGAGACCCTCGGCCAGGCGCTGATGCAGCAAGTCGACGATCCGCGGCCCCTCGGCCAGTTACTCGCCGAGGCCGGCCGCATCACCCCGGAGCAACTCGTCGCCGCCCTCGACGAGCAGGATCGGCGCCGCAACCGCCTCGCGTGGCAACTGGAAGAGGAAAGCCTGATCGGCACCCGGCCGCTGGATGGCGGCAGTTCTGGCCCGGTAGCGTTCGCGCGGGCGACGACCCGGGCGCTGTCGCGCGTCCTGGTCGGCGACGACGCGCCGCCCCCGCCGCCGGGTCGGCCGCGCCGCGAGGAGGGCCCGCGCCGGGGCCGCAGGAAGAAGCGCAAGCGCCGCGCCACCCCGTGGCGCCTCGTCGCGTTCGCGGCCGTGGCATCCTTCCTGGTGGCTACGGCTGCCGGCATCTGGGCCGGCCGCACGGCCAGCCAGCATCCGGGCGCCCCGGCCACGCACTCCCGTAACCGCTGA
- a CDS encoding HU family DNA-binding protein, whose product MNKEELIKQISQKAKVSQKEAGECLNATIEAISNALAKGDKITLVGFGTFQVRQRAAREGRNPRTGAVLKIPAKKSPVWTAGKTLKERVEGKKKAAAAGGKKK is encoded by the coding sequence ATGAACAAAGAGGAACTCATCAAACAGATCAGCCAGAAGGCCAAGGTTAGCCAGAAGGAAGCTGGCGAGTGCCTGAACGCCACTATCGAGGCGATCAGCAACGCGCTCGCGAAGGGCGACAAGATCACGCTCGTCGGCTTCGGCACCTTCCAGGTCCGTCAGCGGGCCGCCCGCGAGGGCCGCAACCCCCGCACCGGCGCCGTCCTGAAGATTCCGGCGAAGAAGAGCCCCGTGTGGACCGCCGGCAAGACCCTCAAGGAGCGCGTGGAAGGCAAGAAGAAGGCCGCCGCCGCCGGTGGCAAGAAGAAGTAA
- the trpD gene encoding anthranilate phosphoribosyltransferase yields MSDLLNDALARLVAGEHIDRDTAAAAMRAMMSGDVTPVRIAAFLTAMRAKGETPEEVAGFVDAMRSAALRVPGDHGDLIDTCGTGGDRSDTFNISTAAAFVAAGAGLKVAKHGNRSATSKSGGADVLEALGVRIDLPPDGAAACLDEAGIAFLFAPLYHPAVKHVAPVRRELPFPTVFNVLGPLCNPASPAAQVLGVFRPDLQDLVAGALARLDSPRRALVVHGHGGLDEISLSGPTRVLSVDGGDIASFQIEPAALGLAPAPREALAGGDAAHNAQIVRDILAGTAPAPHSDVVMLNAAAALWVGGLAPDLATGLAQAEKALRSGAARAKLADLVRISTTFA; encoded by the coding sequence ATGTCCGACTTGCTAAACGATGCGCTCGCGCGCCTCGTCGCCGGCGAGCACATCGATCGCGACACCGCCGCCGCGGCCATGCGCGCCATGATGTCCGGCGACGTCACGCCCGTGCGCATCGCCGCATTCCTCACGGCGATGCGGGCCAAGGGCGAGACGCCCGAAGAGGTGGCCGGCTTCGTCGATGCGATGCGGAGCGCCGCCCTGCGCGTCCCCGGCGACCATGGCGACCTCATCGACACCTGCGGGACCGGAGGCGACCGCTCCGACACCTTCAACATCTCGACGGCGGCAGCTTTCGTCGCGGCCGGGGCCGGCCTCAAGGTTGCCAAGCACGGCAATCGGTCGGCCACCAGCAAGTCGGGCGGCGCCGACGTCCTCGAGGCACTGGGCGTCCGCATCGACCTGCCGCCCGACGGCGCCGCGGCGTGCCTGGACGAAGCCGGCATCGCGTTCCTCTTCGCGCCGCTCTACCATCCCGCCGTGAAGCACGTCGCGCCCGTGCGGCGCGAACTGCCGTTCCCCACCGTATTCAACGTGCTGGGTCCGCTGTGCAATCCCGCATCGCCCGCGGCGCAGGTGCTGGGAGTGTTCCGGCCCGACCTGCAGGACCTGGTGGCCGGCGCGCTGGCGCGCCTGGACTCGCCGCGCCGGGCGCTGGTCGTCCACGGGCACGGGGGACTCGACGAGATCTCGCTATCAGGCCCCACGCGCGTGCTCTCGGTAGACGGGGGCGACATCGCGTCCTTCCAGATCGAACCGGCCGCCCTCGGGCTCGCGCCGGCGCCGCGAGAGGCGCTTGCAGGAGGCGACGCCGCCCACAACGCGCAGATCGTCCGCGACATACTCGCGGGCACGGCGCCGGCTCCCCACAGCGACGTCGTCATGCTCAACGCGGCCGCGGCCCTTTGGGTCGGCGGCCTCGCGCCCGATCTTGCCACGGGCCTCGCGCAGGCCGAGAAAGCCCTGCGCAGCGGCGCCGCGCGCGCCAAGCTCGCCGATCTCGTGCGCATCTCGACGACGTTCGCCTAG
- a CDS encoding sigma-70 family RNA polymerase sigma factor — translation MEKAFKGASPQEKERLVNEYLPLVKKIARGLARRSTDPVEDLIQVGSIGLLEAIERYETGHNTEFKTYAVHFITGHIRHYLRDRQNLLRGPRVLQELSYRLSQVTAKLTQEFGREPTNAELASALDVTPEQVDEVKLYDRRVTVLWLDQEGSEGEDDEQRSLLESLSDPRFSGEARDELDERLVLTEAMNRLPQSQRELLEMRYFQDLTQAELSRRLGISQMEVCRRLKKAEKQLRAVLTPPGRNGNTGSSLF, via the coding sequence ATGGAGAAGGCCTTCAAAGGCGCTTCCCCGCAGGAGAAAGAGCGGCTCGTAAACGAGTACCTCCCCCTGGTCAAGAAGATCGCCCGCGGGCTCGCGCGCCGCAGCACGGACCCGGTCGAGGACTTGATTCAGGTCGGCTCCATCGGCCTGCTCGAAGCGATCGAGCGGTACGAAACCGGGCACAACACCGAGTTCAAGACCTACGCGGTCCACTTCATCACCGGGCACATCCGCCATTACCTGCGCGACCGCCAAAACCTCCTGCGCGGCCCCCGGGTTCTCCAGGAGCTCTCGTATCGCCTCTCGCAGGTCACCGCGAAGCTGACCCAGGAGTTCGGCCGCGAGCCCACCAACGCCGAGCTCGCCTCCGCCCTCGACGTCACGCCCGAGCAGGTCGACGAGGTCAAGCTGTACGACCGGCGCGTGACGGTGCTCTGGCTCGATCAGGAGGGTTCCGAGGGCGAGGACGACGAGCAGCGCTCGCTCCTCGAGAGCCTGTCCGATCCCCGTTTCTCGGGCGAGGCCCGCGACGAGCTCGACGAGCGGCTTGTCCTCACCGAGGCGATGAACCGCCTGCCCCAGTCGCAGCGCGAATTGCTCGAAATGCGGTATTTCCAGGACCTCACGCAGGCCGAGCTGTCGCGACGGCTCGGAATCTCGCAGATGGAAGTCTGCAGACGGCTCAAGAAGGCCGAGAAGCAACTGCGGGCCGTGCTCACGCCGCCCGGCCGCAACGGCAACACAGGTTCCAGCCTCTTTTAG
- a CDS encoding DUF1997 domain-containing protein has translation MHIAARATRAVVVSAPPEAVALYFSRNERLLSRLVGPGRVLRLEDGLYRVSLRTFEALGLAVRPVLDVRFVDAPRLTTMEGLECRAVEGPAGLALDVSLSGTAHFQPHPGGCRIACVCDASADISLPFPLNLLPARALEAAAQPVLAAAMEAAAARFEHLIAADFAEPQAIAA, from the coding sequence ATGCACATCGCAGCCAGGGCCACCAGGGCCGTCGTCGTCTCCGCCCCTCCCGAAGCCGTCGCTCTCTACTTCAGCCGCAACGAGCGCCTGCTCTCGCGCCTGGTGGGCCCCGGCAGGGTGCTGCGCCTGGAGGACGGGCTCTACCGGGTGTCGCTCCGCACGTTCGAGGCGCTCGGACTGGCCGTCAGGCCGGTGCTCGACGTGCGCTTCGTGGACGCGCCGCGGCTCACCACCATGGAAGGCCTCGAATGCCGCGCGGTGGAAGGCCCGGCGGGCCTGGCGCTCGACGTGTCGCTCTCGGGCACGGCGCATTTCCAGCCGCACCCCGGAGGCTGCCGCATCGCGTGCGTCTGCGATGCCAGCGCCGACATCTCGCTGCCCTTTCCGCTGAACCTGCTCCCCGCCCGCGCGCTCGAAGCCGCGGCCCAGCCGGTGCTGGCCGCGGCGATGGAAGCTGCCGCCGCACGCTTCGAACACCTCATCGCGGCGGATTTCGCCGAACCCCAAGCCATCGCCGCCTGA
- a CDS encoding D-alanyl-D-alanine carboxypeptidase — protein MRLLSFLLASLLAGALAAPAYAASPASPEISARSALIVDADGRILYERNANKRLPNASTTKVLTALVVIDHSALEDVITVSNAAAKAPPSRLGLVPGERYTVLELLYALLLESANDAAIALAEHVAGSPERFAKVLNQKAKALGAQNTHFVTPNGLHSPGHYSTARDLAVIMRAAMQSPIFVAIAQTQAVDLVWPGNHASHRVDNHNKLLASYATPVLGKTGFTNPAGRCFIGATQDNLLTVVMLGSQNLWRDARRLFDWGIKAKQHTSRGAAGGQS, from the coding sequence ATGCGGTTGCTTAGCTTCCTTCTGGCCTCTTTGCTAGCCGGGGCCCTTGCGGCGCCCGCCTACGCGGCGTCTCCGGCCTCGCCGGAGATCTCGGCGCGCTCGGCGCTGATCGTCGACGCCGACGGCCGGATCCTGTACGAGCGCAACGCCAACAAGCGCTTGCCCAACGCCAGCACGACCAAGGTCCTCACCGCTCTCGTCGTTATCGACCACTCGGCGCTGGAAGACGTCATCACGGTGAGCAACGCCGCCGCCAAGGCGCCTCCTTCCCGTCTGGGCCTGGTACCCGGCGAGCGCTACACGGTGCTGGAACTGCTCTACGCCCTGCTGCTCGAGTCGGCCAACGACGCGGCGATCGCCCTGGCCGAGCACGTGGCGGGATCGCCGGAGCGCTTCGCCAAGGTGCTGAACCAGAAGGCCAAGGCCCTGGGGGCGCAGAACACGCATTTCGTGACGCCAAACGGCCTCCACTCCCCCGGCCACTACAGCACCGCGCGGGATCTGGCCGTCATCATGCGGGCCGCGATGCAGAGCCCCATCTTCGTGGCGATCGCCCAGACCCAGGCCGTCGACCTGGTGTGGCCGGGCAACCACGCGTCCCACCGCGTGGACAACCACAACAAGCTTCTGGCATCGTACGCCACTCCGGTCCTCGGCAAGACGGGCTTCACGAACCCGGCCGGCCGCTGCTTCATCGGCGCCACCCAGGACAACCTTCTGACGGTCGTCATGCTCGGCAGCCAGAACCTCTGGCGCGACGCCCGGCGCCTGTTCGACTGGGGCATCAAGGCCAAGCAGCACACCAGCCGCGGCGCGGCGGGCGGCCAGAGCTAG
- a CDS encoding AtpZ/AtpI family protein, with translation MKHVVSFTGPVILCFAVGLLLDRRFETAPWFMLGGLVLGFITGLVSILRLLNEPPSDG, from the coding sequence TTGAAACACGTCGTATCCTTCACCGGGCCAGTCATCCTCTGCTTCGCGGTGGGGCTACTGCTGGATCGGCGCTTCGAGACGGCTCCGTGGTTCATGCTTGGAGGGCTCGTTCTGGGCTTCATCACGGGCCTGGTCTCGATCCTCCGGCTCCTCAACGAGCCTCCATCGGACGGATGA
- the atpB gene encoding F0F1 ATP synthase subunit A — protein MAAEEAAIKVGEHVFGVIDWHVKLAGTPFEFPGLFMPFGFRPMTATEFSDRLASEYPHLGTPGWTELVHVDTVVWSWAIMAVLLLLGYLASRTLSRVPQGGQTVTETVVSFAQNLVRSFIGHSVAPYLWYIGSVFLFILAANWLGILPWKLLGAGPLHDMHIPHYEAPTGDINTTAAFALLTFLAFYIFGFAHKGVGYLKHYFSPQWWLFPFLVIEDVAKPLSLALRLFSNVTAGHVIIGVLLLLAPWFIPMPLMGLEIFVGAVQAFIFAALSASYIGAAISHDH, from the coding sequence TTGGCCGCAGAAGAAGCCGCCATCAAGGTCGGTGAGCACGTCTTCGGCGTGATCGACTGGCACGTGAAGCTGGCGGGCACCCCGTTCGAGTTTCCCGGCCTGTTCATGCCCTTCGGCTTCCGCCCGATGACCGCCACCGAATTCTCGGACCGCCTGGCCAGCGAGTACCCGCACCTGGGCACGCCGGGCTGGACCGAACTGGTGCACGTCGACACGGTGGTCTGGAGCTGGGCGATCATGGCGGTGCTGCTGCTTCTGGGCTACCTGGCCAGCCGCACGCTCTCGCGGGTGCCGCAGGGCGGCCAGACGGTCACCGAGACGGTGGTGAGCTTTGCGCAGAACCTCGTGCGCAGCTTCATCGGCCACAGCGTGGCGCCGTACCTCTGGTACATCGGGTCGGTGTTCCTCTTCATCCTGGCGGCCAACTGGCTCGGCATCCTTCCCTGGAAGCTGCTCGGTGCCGGGCCGTTGCACGACATGCACATCCCGCACTACGAGGCGCCGACCGGTGACATCAACACCACCGCCGCCTTCGCGCTCCTCACCTTCCTCGCCTTCTACATCTTCGGCTTCGCCCACAAGGGCGTCGGCTACCTCAAGCACTACTTCTCGCCGCAGTGGTGGCTCTTCCCGTTCCTCGTCATCGAGGACGTCGCCAAGCCCCTGTCCCTGGCCCTCCGACTCTTCTCCAACGTCACCGCGGGCCACGTGATCATCGGGGTGTTGCTGCTGCTCGCGCCCTGGTTCATACCCATGCCGCTGATGGGCCTCGAGATCTTCGTGGGCGCCGTCCAGGCCTTCATCTTCGCCGCACTTTCCGCCTCCTACATCGGGGCGGCCATCTCGCACGACCACTAA
- the atpE gene encoding F0F1 ATP synthase subunit C produces the protein MALEIVLAGSALGAGLAIGLAAIGPGIGQGNVSAATVEGIARQPEAQGRLQGTMFVTIGIMEALALYGLVVALILLFANPFPAMLEKAGGEAQHSKAPAATQVADQAHN, from the coding sequence ATGGCACTCGAAATCGTACTCGCCGGTTCCGCGCTGGGCGCCGGTCTGGCCATCGGCCTGGCCGCCATCGGCCCGGGCATCGGCCAGGGCAACGTCTCGGCCGCCACGGTCGAGGGCATCGCCCGCCAGCCCGAGGCGCAGGGCCGTCTCCAGGGCACGATGTTCGTCACCATCGGCATCATGGAAGCGCTCGCCCTGTACGGCCTCGTCGTGGCGCTGATCCTGCTGTTTGCCAACCCCTTCCCCGCCATGCTCGAGAAGGCCGGCGGAGAGGCCCAGCACAGCAAGGCCCCGGCCGCGACCCAGGTCGCCGACCAGGCCCACAACTAG
- the atpF gene encoding F0F1 ATP synthase subunit B: protein MLSFNLTLIVQMVSFLLFAWLFNQVFFRPVVQHIAAREKYIADQQATAERLIDQARKTRQEHDRRLREAQAQAQAAVDAAVKEAQARRSERLAKARTEALELVTKARVQIGQERHDALAKLRGEVEGIAAAIADKVLSTGAASRSREGAQA from the coding sequence GTGCTTAGCTTCAACTTGACGCTGATCGTGCAGATGGTCAGCTTCCTGTTGTTCGCCTGGCTCTTCAACCAGGTGTTCTTCAGGCCCGTCGTGCAACACATCGCGGCTCGCGAGAAGTACATCGCGGATCAGCAGGCCACGGCGGAGCGCCTGATCGACCAGGCGCGCAAGACCCGCCAGGAGCACGATCGGCGGCTCCGGGAGGCGCAGGCCCAGGCGCAGGCCGCCGTGGACGCGGCGGTCAAGGAGGCCCAGGCGCGCCGCTCGGAGCGCCTGGCCAAGGCCCGCACGGAGGCACTCGAACTGGTGACCAAGGCGCGGGTGCAAATAGGCCAGGAGCGCCACGATGCGCTGGCCAAGCTGCGCGGGGAGGTCGAGGGCATCGCGGCGGCCATCGCCGACAAGGTGCTGTCGACCGGGGCCGCCTCGCGTAGCCGGGAAGGAGCGCAGGCATGA